The proteins below come from a single Pradoshia eiseniae genomic window:
- the ppdK gene encoding pyruvate, phosphate dikinase has product MTKFVYLFNEGNTTMKELLGGKGANLAEMTNIGLPVPFGFTISTEACNSYYDNNKAISSELREQILRALSELESKTGKKLGDPSNPLLVSVRSGAVFSMPGMMDTILNLGMNAETVVGMAKLTNNARFAYDSYRRFIQMFSDVVLGVDTFYFEQYLEETREAKGYTHDPEMKAEDWMEVIEGYKKIVQKHTKQAFPEDPEEQLFLAVNAVFDSWNNQRAKVYRRLNRIPDHLGTAVNIQSMVFGNMGEDSGTGVAFTRNPSTGEHILYGEYLINAQGEDVVAGIRTPEPIQALEKDMPAVFKQFTDTCKKLESHYLDMQDIEFTVERGKLYILQTRNGKRTAQAAIRIAVEMEEEGIIDKQTALLRVDPEQLDQLLHRRIDDTHVRKQLAKGLPASPGAATGEVVFDADEAEQLASEGVKVILVRPETTPDDIHGIVASQAIVTSRGGMTSHAAVVARGMGKACICGCDALKIDLKEKQFKVGEVIVKHREIITIDGSTGEIMLGEIPMIEPELSAEFKTLLQWADELRDLGVRANADNPEDAKKAMEFGAGGIGLCRTEHMFMDAKRVPFVQRMILAETLTEREEALSHLLPMQQEDFEGIFEAMEGHPVTIRLLDPPLHEFLPDKEELLVDVTKLQILHPDSTELAEKEALLKKVRQLDEFNPMLGHRGCRLGMIHPEIYGMQAKAIFYAVAAIMNKGLPVKPEIMIPLVGHVNELRQMRQLVIDTAKEVEQETGLTFTYTVGTMIEIPRAAITADEIAEEADFFSFGTNDLTQTTFGYSRDDAEGKFLQTYIEEKVLPENPFAVLDQGGVGKLVEMGVQLGRKTKPELKTGICGEHGGEKFSIEFCYKTGLDYVSCSPYRVPLARLAAAQATIRNKKSKEPVY; this is encoded by the coding sequence ATGACCAAATTCGTCTATCTTTTTAATGAAGGAAATACAACTATGAAGGAATTGCTGGGGGGCAAGGGTGCCAACCTGGCTGAAATGACGAACATTGGCTTGCCTGTTCCTTTTGGGTTTACAATCAGCACGGAGGCTTGTAACTCTTATTATGATAATAATAAAGCAATTTCTTCTGAGTTGAGGGAGCAAATTTTAAGAGCTCTTTCTGAACTAGAAAGCAAAACAGGAAAGAAATTGGGCGACCCTTCAAACCCTCTTCTCGTTTCCGTACGCTCTGGCGCTGTTTTTTCAATGCCAGGTATGATGGATACCATTCTGAACTTGGGGATGAATGCTGAGACAGTCGTCGGGATGGCAAAGCTGACAAATAATGCCCGCTTTGCTTATGATTCCTACCGCCGCTTCATCCAAATGTTCTCTGATGTTGTTTTAGGGGTGGACACTTTTTATTTTGAACAATATTTGGAGGAAACCAGGGAAGCGAAAGGCTATACCCATGATCCGGAAATGAAAGCCGAGGATTGGATGGAAGTCATTGAAGGATACAAAAAAATCGTACAAAAACATACAAAACAAGCTTTCCCAGAAGACCCAGAGGAGCAATTATTCCTCGCTGTTAATGCCGTTTTTGATTCATGGAATAATCAGCGCGCAAAAGTATACAGACGCTTGAACAGAATTCCAGATCATTTAGGAACAGCGGTCAATATCCAGAGTATGGTGTTTGGGAATATGGGAGAAGATTCCGGTACAGGCGTGGCATTTACCCGTAACCCATCGACGGGTGAGCATATATTGTATGGCGAATATTTAATTAATGCACAAGGGGAAGATGTTGTGGCGGGAATCCGTACGCCAGAACCGATTCAAGCATTAGAGAAGGATATGCCTGCCGTATTTAAACAATTCACGGATACTTGCAAAAAGCTGGAAAGTCATTATTTAGATATGCAGGATATTGAATTTACCGTTGAACGCGGGAAATTATATATTTTGCAAACTAGGAATGGGAAACGGACGGCTCAGGCAGCGATTCGGATTGCGGTAGAAATGGAGGAAGAGGGAATCATTGATAAGCAAACAGCGTTATTGCGTGTCGATCCTGAACAGCTTGATCAGCTTCTTCATCGCCGTATTGATGATACTCATGTTCGAAAGCAGCTCGCAAAAGGTCTTCCTGCCTCACCTGGTGCTGCGACTGGAGAAGTCGTCTTTGATGCCGATGAAGCCGAACAGCTTGCTTCAGAGGGCGTGAAGGTCATTTTAGTCCGTCCGGAAACCACCCCGGATGATATTCACGGAATCGTCGCTTCACAAGCAATCGTTACGAGCAGGGGTGGCATGACGAGCCATGCCGCCGTTGTTGCGCGTGGTATGGGAAAAGCCTGCATTTGCGGATGTGATGCCTTGAAGATCGATCTGAAGGAGAAGCAATTCAAGGTTGGCGAGGTAATCGTGAAGCATCGTGAAATAATCACGATTGATGGCTCTACTGGAGAAATCATGCTTGGCGAGATTCCAATGATTGAACCTGAATTATCGGCAGAATTCAAAACATTGCTGCAATGGGCTGATGAATTGAGAGACCTTGGGGTTCGAGCAAATGCCGATAACCCGGAAGACGCGAAGAAGGCAATGGAATTTGGCGCAGGCGGGATCGGTCTTTGCCGAACTGAGCATATGTTCATGGATGCGAAGCGTGTTCCTTTTGTACAAAGAATGATTTTGGCTGAAACTCTCACAGAGCGGGAAGAAGCGTTAAGTCACCTCCTTCCAATGCAGCAGGAGGATTTTGAAGGGATTTTTGAAGCAATGGAAGGTCATCCAGTAACGATTCGTCTTCTGGACCCGCCGCTTCATGAGTTCCTGCCTGACAAGGAAGAATTGCTTGTTGATGTGACGAAGCTGCAAATCCTGCATCCTGATAGCACAGAATTGGCTGAAAAAGAGGCACTATTGAAGAAGGTCCGCCAATTGGATGAATTCAATCCAATGCTTGGTCATAGGGGCTGCCGTCTAGGCATGATTCATCCTGAAATCTATGGCATGCAAGCGAAAGCCATCTTTTACGCCGTTGCTGCCATTATGAACAAGGGGCTTCCTGTGAAACCGGAAATCATGATTCCGCTTGTGGGTCATGTGAATGAGCTAAGACAGATGAGACAGCTAGTGATTGATACAGCTAAAGAGGTCGAGCAAGAAACAGGACTTACGTTCACCTATACAGTTGGAACGATGATTGAAATCCCTCGTGCGGCGATCACAGCGGATGAAATTGCCGAGGAAGCAGATTTCTTCTCCTTCGGCACAAATGATTTAACCCAGACCACCTTCGGCTACAGCCGTGATGATGCAGAAGGGAAGTTCCTGCAAACCTATATAGAAGAAAAGGTATTGCCTGAAAACCCATTTGCGGTCCTTGACCAAGGCGGTGTCGGCAAATTGGTGGAAATGGGTGTCCAATTAGGCAGAAAGACTAAGCCAGAACTTAAAACAGGTATTTGCGGGGAGCATGGAGGAGAGAAATTTTCGATTGAATTCTGCTACAAAACAGGACTTGATTATGTAAGCTGCTCGCCGTACCGTGTGCCTTTAGCAAGATTAGCGGCTGCCCAGGCAACAATCCGCAACAAAAAGTCAAAGGAACCTGTTTATTAA
- a CDS encoding CDC27 family protein — MGGRFETLYKLHDNLYKKGTSIIVSGGVLLKDRETDNIVAQLKFQSISEYKIKALKISLKAYDVSDKIVEGIEEYQYLDLNINNGEYFGSNKAIVMPDNVTRSIEIGKILVVFEGRDNSEICGAELLPLEPPQSLESVLDDPELIKQYQIETSTQSKYIPTTIQDLWLCTCGKLNNTNTCTSCRVSKEKIFNAYNPVLLEEQLKVRLDAEEVERERQERIAEISRQEAEQQKRKKRKQIVRITRVTVVIVIVLSIIAFAWTKIINPSIQYSKAESYYEKGDYDNAIVIYKELGEYKDSVQKLASAIDLNDKDQAYSSALSLFNAGQYLDALRLFEKVYEYPDVTYYRGKCYFEIESYKQAIELYEELGNDSDFKNDAEKEILEGYYYLGLDALRNGEFSIAEEYLNKTEYGDSKEALQIIEKIKQEKWIGIYRNDEDDSEWMQIVCSVNEDLTYTYEVYRQSSIWEDYSTNLVVEADGTMILVDEFNDYNEENNGGHWIEESTHQFQEDKSVYEDTGGSKGYGGGYSTIRIDLKQEGDNLILHTKARTSSFEYGAEEEEEESEYSTVYIRQ; from the coding sequence GTGGGTGGAAGATTTGAAACGTTATATAAGTTACATGATAATTTATATAAAAAGGGTACTTCTATTATTGTATCGGGGGGAGTTTTATTAAAAGATAGAGAAACCGATAATATTGTTGCCCAGTTAAAATTTCAAAGTATATCTGAATATAAAATTAAGGCATTAAAAATTTCACTCAAAGCATATGATGTTTCAGATAAAATTGTTGAAGGAATTGAGGAGTATCAATATCTTGATTTGAACATAAATAATGGAGAGTATTTCGGTTCTAATAAGGCGATTGTAATGCCGGATAATGTAACCCGTTCTATCGAAATAGGAAAGATATTAGTGGTTTTTGAAGGAAGGGATAATAGCGAGATTTGTGGTGCTGAATTATTACCTTTAGAACCCCCGCAAAGTCTGGAGTCCGTTTTGGATGACCCTGAATTAATCAAGCAATATCAAATTGAGACTTCTACACAAAGCAAATATATTCCTACAACCATTCAAGATTTGTGGTTGTGTACTTGCGGAAAGCTGAACAATACAAATACTTGTACTAGTTGTAGAGTAAGTAAAGAAAAAATTTTTAATGCTTATAATCCTGTTCTTTTGGAAGAACAACTTAAAGTTCGTCTCGATGCAGAAGAAGTTGAGCGTGAAAGACAAGAGAGAATAGCTGAAATATCACGTCAAGAAGCAGAACAGCAAAAAAGAAAAAAAAGGAAACAGATAGTACGTATTACAAGAGTTACGGTTGTTATTGTTATAGTATTATCTATAATTGCCTTTGCATGGACAAAAATTATTAATCCTTCTATACAATATTCTAAAGCGGAATCGTATTATGAAAAGGGGGATTATGACAATGCGATTGTAATATATAAAGAATTAGGCGAATACAAGGATTCTGTTCAAAAATTAGCCTCTGCTATAGATTTAAATGATAAAGATCAAGCATATAGTAGTGCCTTATCTTTATTTAATGCTGGACAGTACTTAGATGCATTAAGACTATTTGAAAAAGTATATGAATATCCTGATGTCACATATTATAGGGGCAAATGCTACTTCGAAATAGAAAGCTACAAGCAAGCAATTGAACTTTATGAAGAGCTAGGAAATGATAGTGATTTTAAAAATGATGCCGAAAAAGAAATACTCGAAGGATACTATTATTTAGGATTGGATGCGTTGAGAAATGGTGAGTTTTCAATAGCAGAAGAGTATTTGAATAAGACAGAATATGGGGATTCAAAAGAAGCACTGCAGATAATCGAAAAAATTAAACAGGAAAAATGGATAGGTATATATAGGAATGACGAGGATGATTCTGAATGGATGCAAATAGTTTGTTCAGTGAATGAAGATTTGACATATACATATGAAGTTTATCGGCAATCTAGTATATGGGAAGATTATTCTACCAATCTAGTGGTAGAAGCTGATGGAACTATGATTCTCGTAGATGAATTCAATGATTATAACGAAGAAAATAACGGTGGTCATTGGATAGAAGAATCTACGCACCAATTCCAAGAAGATAAATCAGTATATGAAGATACGGGTGGATCAAAAGGATATGGAGGTGGCTACTCTACTATAAGAATCGATTTAAAGCAAGAGGGAGATAATTTAATATTGCATACTAAAGCACGTACCTCATCATTTGAGTATGGTGCAGAGGAAGAGGAAGAAGAATCAGAATACAGTACAGTTTATATAAGACAATAG